TTCTTAACATGAAAAACtccaaaaacttttttttattacagacCATAtgcataataatcaattatatgtTACCATAagaatctaattattttttataatttatttttattttttgggtggTTCACGTGCTCCTGTGCACCAtaccacgagccgccactgttatcaatatatataataatatagtactatagtagtattctattacaatacattatacaatatgtacttATTCAGAGTGTAATCGagcaattttataaatttcattgCAAACTATAGTATGTGGTTCATTCGGATTATTTGCTGTACCTACTACGCTTAATAGTTATTCTATTGTGTGTTTAACTTCTATATTTCTGTAGGATTTGCGATTTGCATGTCGGTAatgaattttaacattttatatatttatttcatttaggaTATTTGTATGCTTACGCCGGTACAGcttatggttttatattaaaaataaatcgtctGTTGAACCTCTTCAATATAGTTTTGAGTGAATAAACCATATTCTTACTCTTTGGATgcaaatgatacattttgttatgATCAACATTtgcttactttttattttagactGAGCGGAgccgataaatatatttattttacaaggatatctgtttttatttaaatttttttaaatttttgtatctgtcatcacctttttggacagtaaaaatgcttcgattttctgcATCAGCATCTTTTTttgtagaaaagtgaatctaatgGTACCCACTTGCCCCCTTTTTATGCGCTTAAATGTATATAgcttaactttaaatttcaattgaattatataagtatattaaaacatttgattaataattaaatattttaatttattatttataatgaataacaaGCAACAAAGCATATGTACACCAATTAATTATTTGCATAAATacttcaataattgtatattacaaatattcaaaaatgtttggaACTTAGAAAATAAACGTAACGCCAAACGACTAACAATccctgaatatttttaattataaggtTTCCTAAAAATGATCGCCTATAGTGTGTTTGcgtattggtattatattatattgatctatcttatacaataatattatataatgttactCGTTCAACGTTTTCCGCCAGCTATGAACACGCTCACTCGCATATAGCCACCAAATATTGATAAACCTCTTGACTctacttaacctaacctaacaccATTTTAGTATACAAATAGATAGGTTAGCGTGGAGCCCCATAATCTTTGATAAAGGcgcattttcaaatatatttatctaaaaataataaattgcttcAATGCTTCTACGTGACGCTTATCGAGGCgcgttaggtataatataatctaggtattttagaaaagtttttttaatttatcgctaatcatatcaaataattctAAACATGATGCAAATATGTtcatttatagtataattattataaacatttgaatattatatagtacctatgtccattaaaaacattaaaagtattaattattttacaatatataataaatagataatacgtaataaatactactaatataaataacacattCTTGATTTCTTAGATACCTAATTGgctattttaaactaaaatatttgcatatttatgtgtataatatacagttatacactatacactgtataatatgacactttttttttaatagacgaATTTTATTTATGAGTTTGAACTCTCGTGGCCGTTTTAGAATGTAGACTTTAGGCCATTATTGGTATCTGGTTTTACAACGTTGTttgcgttgttttttttttatacattttctataatataatattctatcttCAACATGGGTGGTGGTTTTTGGTAGATCATTTTATCTATTTAGTACTTGAAggaggtaaaaataaaaaataatcatcgtgaataagtaataagtaataactaacaaaatatatggagaattttcatgcaacaccagtttttgacaaaatagaaTTTGAATTCTCACTGCCGAATCGAAAAGGCATAttaagttacaattttttttgtaagcgtttaaagttccaATTCtgacaaaatttgtcaaaatgtgcatacctacctactattttacgGTGATCTTCAAAGatcgtaaaaaatgtatacgatacagtttttttattgtaaacacTAAACTCAAGACGACAAGCCGTTTCTCCCCTCGTTTCGGCTTTTCCAGGTTTTACctgcaatatatttatatattccaaCAAATCACTAAATCACTTCTATATACTATTTAGAGTTTACTAGTTTAgacagatataaaaataaaattattatctgaaaGGGAAAACCGATTATTCACAACACGTCAACGTCATCAACACATTTGTAAAGGGAAACGTTTATGGTTGGTGTTTAAAAGAATACAAATCACTAGTcggtatatacaaattaaaaaatcatcaaCGAAATACTTGATAAACATTATACTTGAtccctatataataaaaattattatttgattgtatATCGATCGTATCTGTAAGTGACTGATGActgttttcattaattattttaattattccaaTGTATacgaaaatgtgaaaaaaaaaactcttatgGAGGAGGCCAGAGTCCCTGAAAACCCCCTCCCACAAACCTTAAATCTCTGAACTATTGTGCAAGAGTTtgaaaatgcatattatgtgtactgtgtgtctgtgtagtaGGTACGAAGAGTGTAGCCTTAAACAGTTAAACAGTTAAACACATTCAAATTTCTCAAAAAGTGTTCATAACTTTGCTAGCCCTAAAGTTTATTACTAATGTAAAAGTAAGCAGGATGTGATTGCGAGCGCGATTCTACTGATGGCATAAACCTTATTTCAATAATGTCGTTGTTTCGGGTGGCGGGGGTGTGTACGAAcgaagaataaaataatgtaattataatataattttatttaatacttgatGGTGATGACTGATGATGGACGGCTCTACTCGAGCTCGGGTAGTCGGGCAATCGTTCGTGAGGGGGCGGTAGCGGCCAGCCGGACCATCGATCGCTCGAGCTGCTCGGTCCGACGGTCTGTAGCGGCCTCAAAGGAGGGGACGAGAGAGAGAGAAATAgggagagagaaagagagagatgAGACACGGCCGATATGCAATAGCACTGTAGCACCAAAAGGAATTTTGTAAGCTTTTTACTGGTGGAGTGATCTCGAACTTCGAAGCTCACTCGCGCGCACGCGCTTTCAGCCCGACGACGTCCGATCATCGTATATTTGTATGGTACTATGGTCCGTCGGCCGCCGCAACAGCTCTTTACTCTTTAGTCAGTTGTTcccttttatcattattatcagtattataattattacgaatgaatttattttttcttcacgCATCGTAGTCCGTAGAAGTTACAAACTCACCAGTTAAatactaaaaagtataaatagagactataaattataatagtataaaaaatataaccctgtggcctgtataatattatagtagtctGTAAAATTGTTATCGTCGTCATGTGTTTGACGCACCGGGCTTGTGTGTGCGTGACTGCGCGAGCGCGCGCGTGCGTGAAGCCATGCGCGTGCGCAGGTTCGTATGCGTGCGTGCATCGCGTACCGATGttattagcataataataataatataaattataatcacgaTCACAATCATCATaaccataatcataataatgatcatgtgtatattatttacataaatctaACCGCGTTTAACGACATCGATTCCCGAACGTGTAAAGTTGTCGTTTAAcgatctatatagtatattagtcaACATAGTACTTaggaaagttattattattatattttaatactatacgtACCGTTTGTTTAACGGTTAAATCGAAGTTTAGGCGACGTTCGAACGCATCGCCCGTAAGCACGTATTATATTAGCGACGACGCCGCCGCACACGTCGGAAGAGTCAGACGCGTCTCACTTTTCCCGCACTCTCTCCGTCGCTCGCTCGCTCTCGGACGCCCGGACGTCTCCGTCGTCTCCCTCACACGTCTTGCTCCACTTGCCCTGTCACTGTctctttttttctttctatttttcttcgtttcgttttttttatttttcattttgtcgTTGACCGAAAATGTGTTTGCCGACAGTTGACCGCGTAGTTCGCAGTGCCGATACGTGTGCGTTTGGAAAATGCCACTGAGCTTGGGCGGTTCTCGACGGACTGCAAGTAGCGAGTCaactatcataattcataatattattttagtttgtcaGCTGTTTTGGCtatacctaacaatataatattatatactttacgtGGTAGGTAACAACTAACGACagctattgttttatttttctgccCTCCATCCACATACTGATAACTGCGGAATTTTGAACTATTAGGTAACTCCTCAGTCCTCGCCATAGGGTGATCAACCATCTGGCCATACCCATCCCACGAtttaataacacaatttttGTGTAACTTTATAAACATCttgtaaaaattttgtttttttataacaacCAGTGAGCACTCCaggtttttcttaaaaaaattatttgctaagataggaataatttattaagtacttatttttaatctatCTGAATAAGAAATGCGAGTAAGTAGGTCTAACAAATGTTGTTTTACTAGTATTTTTAATGACAGAAgcacaattcataatatttcaatatttatcattcaaagtacctactaaggaacctaggtatacatttcatgacataaatgaaataaaaaaatgaatgaatattTATCCTGgttatttatttactacttaATGCTTATAGGTTATCGGTACTTATGAAATAgtgttgattatttattttttatatgcagaTACTAGCCACTAGGTAACATTAACTACCTATTAAACATTCAATCATACTTGAACTAGGTAGGTTACCTATCtgattatgattaatattattgtacctaagaACTAaatctgtaatttattatacctattattacataAACGGATAACAATCACTTTTAATTGTTATCATAAagctcaaaaataaattaatactactaATAGTTATTCACAAGATTGTACCTATCTATTGAAAACTTTATTAAGtgattaattaggtattacaagtaatttcatataattcatattctaaatattttgaatctatCATCAATAATCTGTTATTACTTTGAGACTGTTGTTCTTTTGCCATCAGTCCCAACATGAGCTGGTTGTCCAGTAAAAATAAAGGGTTTATTCAGTGGAATTTGTAGCTGATTTCTTAGACCCgccatgtgttttttttaattgttttcaaaagaTTTCTTACaatcttacatttaaattgaattatcaatacctaataaatataatgtgaaTTAATATAGCTGAActaactttttattttgattacatttcagaatttattgttttcgtttattttatttgtttactgaaacaaaaaaaaaactagtcaaaaatctaaaaagaattataattatcaatatgaTGCAAAACGGAATGGATTCACTACCACATAATGGTTCTATACATACCTCAAGTACAAATTCTCATGCATCACAAGGAAATTCTTTGAATGAAGAAAGTAAAACCAAccttattgtaaattatttacctcAAACAATGACTCAAGAAGAAATTAGATCACTATTTTCTTCAATTGGTGAAGTTGAAAGCTGTAAACTTATTAGAGATAAAGTCACAGGTAAGcttttatatatttgtgttgtattatttcaaataataattcgtatttGGTAGTAGTGTGAAATCTTTGTATTTACCTATGATTAACTactattaatacatacataaaagATAATTTACTTAGTGTAATATAAAATGCTATACCAAATACttagtatagaaaataattatataaatgaaataattttaatatttattagtaggGAATTTATTAAAGGTAAAGTAGATggtcttaattttattattaaataaattcttgGGTAATGgtaatacctatctatttagctacatattttattttttaaaacaaatttctcGTGCTTGATTGGAATTACATCCAAAATATGGACAATTAAGAACTTATTTATTCTAAAAGTTTAAGGTAAAGACactctaaaattataatttattagttgatTTTCTTAtgtgaaatttataaattttttataaaaacaataaattggatcttaaataaatttttaaattttaaataactgtaatataaaaaaaatcgattggagtttaggtacttaatattctttataaatGTTGTGGAGTATATGGACTCAGTACATTAATGATATATGATAAACAGATATAAGCAGTGGCGTATGCAGAAGTAGGATTCTTAGTTCTACCTCCCCCTTCCCAgtcttcatttaaaaaaaaatctttttttctacCAAAATAAATCCACAGAgaagattaattattattttttttaatgtaaaattgcAATAACATCGAGAATCatactttcaatttttattaggcTGATTGTACTAGGTTATTGCAATAGTACTcccactatataattttatcacgCTAAGGCATTGAAATGGCAGCGTAAGGGGATGACATATACTTAAGCCATAGACTGTACCTTTACGttgccattttattttgtttgataacaatatagGCCTATGTTgtaataaccttgtatatttaagTCATGGCTAAAACTAATCTAAAAAGCAAAAGCAAACTAAAAATCCTGTGTACgctaatgaatataaaaatgtaatgaaaacctagcattgttttaataattttaaatttgtagaaTGTagaatttactaataaaaaagttaatcCATGTATTACAGacgagtttttttaaaatacctattccacataggtatataggaatacagtttttattttttaagtatgaaatagtacctaataataatctatataatatctaaatttatattaaatgtatcgaaaataatttgtatacattttaaattcataaaaatttgttaaaaatgttctgTAAAGATTTACCTCAAGATTTACTAAACTAAacacaatgttaaaaattattaaaaaaaaatgtgatgtatgcttattacttatatgtatgtacctatgtaatgtGATGTTAaagtattattcttattaaattgaatatacctaccaaaataccacagttaattttaacaaagaTGTTGTATGTCAAAGCTCTAAATAtaacctaaaatattattttcaaaattaacaatcttgatattaataattaatacatttattatatttctttgtatattatcaaatatcactaATTTAGGTAGGCATCTCCAGTCAATGCCTATAATTGTTACAGaaactatacctaataattataggcatagattaaattaattatttattttgaaaagctAGATTTTTGCCCTATCCTCCCTCAAACCTGTCATTCAGTTATTATTACAAACTATTGGAATAAGATTTGGatcatagatttttaatttttatcatacttTTGTTGTGAGATAAAATCAATCCCtaaaattttgtttcttaaacattttaaatcatattgtaccTGATGGAgacgtatttaatttatacattttttgcatCTATAATGTTTGCTTGAAGAAGTTTGTTTAATCTAACTCTCATATTattggaattattattaaacaattgtgattgtaataggtaaataaaatgttaataaaataaaaaattttaattttaccattgaatatttttttgcagAACAACTAAATTATTGTTAGTTTTAAGGATGTACCTATGTGTGAATTATTTGTATTCTCAATGAATATATTCCctggttaaattaatttaattttaaatatgtatagccTTTTGTGAATATAATCAAATCAGAACATGTATTATATCGTTCTTggttaaaatgataaataactattggtttttataatgtaaattacctatcttataacataataattttaactagtcgattattaataaaataaattaatataatacattttatttatataaaatataaatttctaactaaaCAAATGTCAGgaggatttttttaatttaattttgaccattgaatttattatgaaaattattataattattagtatttattaatcggtattaactttataattaaaatatttattttttttacttttaattaaaattaattagtttgtactataactaaataaacaaaacaattactTGTTTATAAGTGGTGTATGATTAGTGTTTACATAAATAGtttatgtttatgattttataatttttcatttattttaaataggtaacatttaaaaatatttcatttataaaaaacatttttttttttatgtaatggcattttacaaatatacctactacctaggtactcataacatatgtttttatttttatttttattttttcatgctTTTTCACAACAGGATCTCTTCCATCAGGTACTGTAATTTAAAGCATTGTTAGTTCTTAATAtggcaatttttaatttaaaactaggatgtattattttgtttttgtaaaaatgtattatttatgtgtactTATTCCCACACTAGCttgtaataaaaatacctacttagTTCTCGAACAAAGTATAGGCTTaacagtatagtatagtattactGTAAAGTATTTGAGATCAGAAATATaagtttagaaatattatttatataaatgttgtatatattttgatttttcccAATATAAATTTGCAgtcatatcatttttataatttattgaacttaaTATTCTGAGcaggattttgttttttactatcATGTGCTTTATTTAGTAAatctgtatatttaattataatttttataatttttattagtttttttttttgggcggGGAGGGTGTTTTATAAGAATCAATGAGTACAACAAAAGTTTCATATAGCCTCTCTATAGATTAGAAATTGGACacagatggtactttagagaggacattttgaaatttgccagaagtttaaaaaaataaaataaacttctGTTAAGTAAAATTACAGCATACCATTTTAAcatgaatacatttaatttagtattataacttgaaaaaatgttgacttctttgttttaattcttaaattttgacatttttatgttgaagtcttttaatttgttaaatataaattcaatcaTGAGATTTGatctacaatttatattattattaaatttacaatttttaatcaagtatttATAATAGTCTGTTGGaagtaatttatacttattggaATAAAAATCAAGTGAGGAGACTATGagtatatataacaataaaacctcaatagtatatttaactactttttttttgataactttattttttgaactttatttgcatatattaataatgattatagatattaatatgaatatgaacatacatacatataggtacatacatatataattaataactcaataaattaatttgatatttaattgtttcactattttatttatatttatcatattggGATATGATATGTTGTGAATAGTGTGCAGGCTTCAATcgttcaattatttttgtttttgtaggcCAAAGTTTGGGTTATGGTTTTGTTAACTACCATCGACCAGAAGATGCAGAAAAAGCAATTAATACTTTAAATGGACTaagattacaaaataaaacaattaaggtACATTCtattttatacatatgtatCATATTAGTTAATCAATGTCatagaaataaattgtaataaaaataatttaaggtatCATTTGCAAGACCTAGTAGTGAAGCAATTAAAGGGGCTAATTTGTATGTCAGTGGTCTTCCAAAACATATGACTCAACAAGACcttgaaaatttatttagtCCTTATGGTCGGATAATAACATCAAGAATTTTATGTGATAATATGACTGGTGAGTTtagtttcatattttcattatttcattgtTTGCCTTGAAATATTCTAATGGAAGAAATATTACTGATATGTTCACAGTGCGACAATTTGTAGGAAATACTGGAGGAGATCATTCGCCGTGtaagttattgattttaataaaagaataatagtTGAAATGtgataatcagtaatcacttaTTCtgacaaaaaattcaaattaactcACCAACATATTTTGTACTGTATTCAGAAACATATTTAAGTTTAAGTTAAATAAGTTAATCtggaataaatataattttatattgttgatgCAATTGTTCATAATtagaatttaatgaaaaaatataattcaatttgtatttattattattatttctaaacaaaatatgaacttattatttcacaaatattcataaaaaaaatccatgtaaattattttagatagtaaactaaaaataactaaaacaaaatagCTACATTAGATCTAAATCTAGTATAGTTCTAACTAGTAGTTAATACTcagaataaaatgttatattttttacgttaaaaaattatttatttattgcatattatagtcataaaatacactatagttaaaattagttatatataaataaaaataatagcattctaaataatttattgatactaataaaattattttaaatttcattctaCAAAACTTATAACACACTATGATttgttatattactattttgtatGATATCTCGACAACTTAATGTGTAAGTGGTCAaatgtgttatacattttatttactacAATTTCTTTTTAGCAATTTCAAAAGGTGTTGGTTTTATAAGATTTGATCAAAGAATTGAAGCAGAACGAGCAATTCAAGAATTAAATGGAACTGTTCCCAAAGGTTCAACAGAATCAATTACTGTGAAGTTTGCCAACAATCCTAGTAGCAATAAAGCAGTACCTGCATTAGCAGCTTATTTAACTCCTCAAGGAGCTCGAAGGTTTGCTGCTGGCCCTATTCATCACCCTACTGGGCGCTTCAGGTATATTCCACTCTCCCCTTTATCCAGGTATGACCATTTCTTCTCTTCATTTGTTTTACAGTGATATTATTAGAATCAATTCATTAACaattcattttaaatgtaccattttttcaataaaattactattaaagaaatttaaataataatttggttagacaaaaaggaaaaatatattacgttaaatatacatttacaacaataatataccagATATATAAAACACTTAAATTATAGTtggatcaaaaaaataaatgttaatgacataaggtatacctacaatttatcaattaaaaaatttaatttttgtatttattgactagggggaaataaattaaaagaccttatagttaaaatgttaggtttttcaaataacaatatatttaatgttcatttaaatataatagttaaggATCTACAGTTAGATTTTTAAgggaagtatttattttttgtttttttaataatcacatCGTAAATTggttaattatacattatttaaacgCAAATTTTCTTTTGATGGTCTCTCGAGTGCTGTTCGTTCACTTTTACATATTTAAGATTGTagttagtaatatatttttaatatatttttcataggcACAAGCCCAAATAACAGTACTTAAATTCTAgttagcattttatttttatatcatagtcaaaaatgtattaattaaaatttataatttacaatactaattatattaatatttttaagcataaaaaaagttatcacattttgacattttaattttgacatcTTAAATAAAATGAGCGTATAATAGTGTTTTtgatcaatacatttaaaatatattttataattacatacttatttatataaattattcataatattgtttttaatattttaaaaattaaatttataacttattatggtttttattgaacttttcataataaatgtaatgaatcaatataatataaaataataaaccaatttatatccatatgcatagtcaatttatgtGTCACATTAGGCATGATAACATGTCTTATATGACACGTACTTGACTATGCATACGAAAATTAGTGTTCTAAGTTACAAAGACATAATACATAGAGATACACCGTATCTATGGttccatttattttatgatgaatgtatatctttgttttaaaatactcttctaatgttcatttattttattttcaaaatta
This genomic window from Metopolophium dirhodum isolate CAU chromosome 1, ASM1992520v1, whole genome shotgun sequence contains:
- the LOC132935313 gene encoding ELAV-like protein 3 isoform X3, with product MRVRRIYCFRLFYLFTETKKKLVKNLKRIIIINMMQNGMDSLPHNGSIHTSSTNSHASQGNSLNEESKTNLIVNYLPQTMTQEEIRSLFSSIGEVESCKLIRDKVTGSLPSGQSLGYGFVNYHRPEDAEKAINTLNGLRLQNKTIKVSFARPSSEAIKGANLYVSGLPKHMTQQDLENLFSPYGRIITSRILCDNMTDMFTVRQFVGNTGGDHSPCVGFIRFDQRIEAERAIQELNGTVPKGSTESITVKFANNPSSNKAVPALAAYLTPQGARRFAAGPIHHPTGRFRYIPLSPLSSTGKTMLAINKGLQRYSPLAGDLLANSMLPGNSMNGSGWCIFVYNLAPETEENVLWQLFGPFGAVQSVKVIRDLQTNKCKGFGFVTMTNYDEAVVAIQSLNGYTLGNRVLQVSFKTNKGKGDASSLLMSLADSLTDC
- the LOC132935313 gene encoding ELAV-like protein 3 isoform X2 — its product is MRVRRIYCFRLFYLFTETKKKLVKNLKRIIIINMMQNGMDSLPHNGSIHTSSTNSHASQGNSLNEESKTNLIVNYLPQTMTQEEIRSLFSSIGEVESCKLIRDKVTGSLPSGQSLGYGFVNYHRPEDAEKAINTLNGLRLQNKTIKVSFARPSSEAIKGANLYVSGLPKHMTQQDLENLFSPYGRIITSRILCDNMTVRQFVGNTGGDHSPSISKGVGFIRFDQRIEAERAIQELNGTVPKGSTESITVKFANNPSSNKAVPALAAYLTPQGARRFAAGPIHHPTGRFRYIPLSPLSSTGKTMLAINKGLQRYSPLAGDLLANSMLPGNSMNGSGWCIFVYNLAPETEENVLWQLFGPFGAVQSVKVIRDLQTNKCKGFGFVTMTNYDEAVVAIQSLNGYTLGNRVLQVSFKTNKGKGDASSLLMSLADSLTDC
- the LOC132935313 gene encoding ELAV-like protein 3 isoform X13 encodes the protein MRVRRIYCFRLFYLFTETKKKLVKNLKRIIIINMMQNGMDSLPHNGSIHTSSTNSHASQGNSLNEESKTNLIVNYLPQTMTQEEIRSLFSSIGEVESCKLIRDKVTGQSLGYGFVNYHRPEDAEKAINTLNGLRLQNKTIKVSFARPSSEAIKGANLYVSGLPKHMTQQDLENLFSPYGRIITSRILCDNMTDMFTVRQFVGNTGGDHSPSISKGVGFIRFDQRIEAERAIQELNGTVPKGSTESITVKFANNPSSNKAVPALAAYLTPQGARRFAAGPIHHPTGRFRYIPLSPLSRYSPLAGDLLANSMLPGNSMNGSGWCIFVYNLAPETEENVLWQLFGPFGAVQSVKVIRDLQTNKCKGFGFVTMTNYDEAVVAIQSLNGYTLGNRVLQVSFKTNKGKGDASSLLMSLADSLTDC
- the LOC132935313 gene encoding ELAV-like protein 3 isoform X8, which produces MRVRRIYCFRLFYLFTETKKKLVKNLKRIIIINMMQNGMDSLPHNGSIHTSSTNSHASQGNSLNEESKTNLIVNYLPQTMTQEEIRSLFSSIGEVESCKLIRDKVTGSLPSGQSLGYGFVNYHRPEDAEKAINTLNGLRLQNKTIKVSFARPSSEAIKGANLYVSGLPKHMTQQDLENLFSPYGRIITSRILCDNMTDMFTVRQFVGNTGGDHSPSISKGVGFIRFDQRIEAERAIQELNGTVPKGSTESITVKFANNPSSNKAVPALAAYLTPQGARRFAAGPIHHPTGRFRYIPLSPLSRYSPLAGDLLANSMLPGNSMNGSGWCIFVYNLAPETEENVLWQLFGPFGAVQSVKVIRDLQTNKCKGFGFVTMTNYDEAVVAIQSLNGYTLGNRVLQVSFKTNKGKGDASSLLMSLADSLTDC
- the LOC132935313 gene encoding ELAV-like protein 3 isoform X4; this translates as MRVRRIYCFRLFYLFTETKKKLVKNLKRIIIINMMQNGMDSLPHNGSIHTSSTNSHASQGNSLNEESKTNLIVNYLPQTMTQEEIRSLFSSIGEVESCKLIRDKVTGQSLGYGFVNYHRPEDAEKAINTLNGLRLQNKTIKVSFARPSSEAIKGANLYVSGLPKHMTQQDLENLFSPYGRIITSRILCDNMTDMFTVRQFVGNTGGDHSPSISKGVGFIRFDQRIEAERAIQELNGTVPKGSTESITVKFANNPSSNKAVPALAAYLTPQGARRFAAGPIHHPTGRFRYIPLSPLSSTGKTMLAINKGLQRYSPLAGDLLANSMLPGNSMNGSGWCIFVYNLAPETEENVLWQLFGPFGAVQSVKVIRDLQTNKCKGFGFVTMTNYDEAVVAIQSLNGYTLGNRVLQVSFKTNKGKGDASSLLMSLADSLTDC
- the LOC132935313 gene encoding ELAV-like protein 3 isoform X1 translates to MRVRRIYCFRLFYLFTETKKKLVKNLKRIIIINMMQNGMDSLPHNGSIHTSSTNSHASQGNSLNEESKTNLIVNYLPQTMTQEEIRSLFSSIGEVESCKLIRDKVTGSLPSGQSLGYGFVNYHRPEDAEKAINTLNGLRLQNKTIKVSFARPSSEAIKGANLYVSGLPKHMTQQDLENLFSPYGRIITSRILCDNMTDMFTVRQFVGNTGGDHSPSISKGVGFIRFDQRIEAERAIQELNGTVPKGSTESITVKFANNPSSNKAVPALAAYLTPQGARRFAAGPIHHPTGRFRYIPLSPLSSTGKTMLAINKGLQRYSPLAGDLLANSMLPGNSMNGSGWCIFVYNLAPETEENVLWQLFGPFGAVQSVKVIRDLQTNKCKGFGFVTMTNYDEAVVAIQSLNGYTLGNRVLQVSFKTNKGKGDASSLLMSLADSLTDC
- the LOC132935313 gene encoding ELAV-like protein 3 isoform X5, whose product is MRVRRIYCFRLFYLFTETKKKLVKNLKRIIIINMMQNGMDSLPHNGSIHTSSTNSHASQGNSLNEESKTNLIVNYLPQTMTQEEIRSLFSSIGEVESCKLIRDKVTGSLPSGQSLGYGFVNYHRPEDAEKAINTLNGLRLQNKTIKVSFARPSSEAIKGANLYVSGLPKHMTQQDLENLFSPYGRIITSRILCDNMTVRQFVGNTGGDHSPCVGFIRFDQRIEAERAIQELNGTVPKGSTESITVKFANNPSSNKAVPALAAYLTPQGARRFAAGPIHHPTGRFRYIPLSPLSSTGKTMLAINKGLQRYSPLAGDLLANSMLPGNSMNGSGWCIFVYNLAPETEENVLWQLFGPFGAVQSVKVIRDLQTNKCKGFGFVTMTNYDEAVVAIQSLNGYTLGNRVLQVSFKTNKGKGDASSLLMSLADSLTDC